A stretch of the Bradyrhizobium arachidis genome encodes the following:
- a CDS encoding aldehyde dehydrogenase, whose product MQSYKMFIGGEWVEAVGGERFESLNPFTGKAWATIPRGKPADVDRAVAAAKAGFRTGPWPKLTATERGHLLRRLGDLIAEHAEQLARTEVTDNGKLINEMAFQLKYIPQWYYYFGGLADKVQGAVIPIDKPQTFNFTRQEALGVCVGITAWNSPLLLLAYKLAPALAAGNTFVAKPSEFTSASTLEFAKLVDKAGFPPGVFNVVTGFGGEIGDALISHADVAKVAFTGSEATGRRIGELAARSFKKVTLELGGKSPHIVFDDAEIDNAVKGVISGIFAATGQTCIAGSRLLVHRSIHDQFVERVVAFAGRAKKGDPLLASTQVGPVTTPPQYRKILDYIDVAKGEGATCVLGGGPAAGPDVGEGGYFVEPTIFTGVHNRMRIAQEEVFGPVLACIPFEDDEEAIAIANDTTFGLAAGFWTQDIRRILRVSERLQAGTVWVNTYRVISYLSPLGGYKHSGIGRENGLDSIQNYLQTKSIMIGTAEDVVDPFVMR is encoded by the coding sequence CGGCGGCCAAGGCGGGATTCAGAACGGGGCCCTGGCCAAAGCTGACGGCGACCGAGCGCGGACATCTGCTCCGCCGCCTCGGCGATCTCATCGCCGAACACGCCGAGCAACTCGCCCGAACCGAGGTGACGGACAACGGCAAGCTCATCAACGAGATGGCGTTCCAGCTGAAGTACATTCCGCAGTGGTATTACTATTTCGGCGGCCTCGCGGATAAGGTCCAGGGCGCTGTCATCCCGATCGATAAACCGCAGACATTCAATTTCACACGGCAGGAGGCCCTCGGCGTATGCGTCGGCATCACCGCCTGGAATTCGCCGCTTCTGCTTCTCGCCTACAAGCTCGCTCCGGCGCTCGCCGCTGGAAACACCTTCGTCGCAAAGCCGTCTGAGTTCACGTCCGCCTCAACGCTGGAGTTCGCGAAGCTTGTGGACAAGGCCGGCTTTCCGCCGGGCGTTTTCAACGTGGTTACTGGGTTTGGAGGTGAGATCGGCGATGCCCTGATCTCGCATGCCGATGTTGCAAAAGTTGCTTTCACCGGAAGCGAAGCCACCGGGCGCCGAATCGGCGAACTGGCGGCACGCAGCTTCAAGAAGGTGACGCTCGAACTCGGCGGCAAGTCGCCTCACATCGTCTTCGACGATGCGGAGATCGACAACGCGGTCAAAGGCGTCATCTCGGGGATTTTCGCTGCGACCGGACAGACATGCATCGCCGGTTCACGTCTCCTCGTTCATCGGAGCATCCACGACCAGTTCGTGGAGCGCGTCGTCGCGTTTGCCGGACGGGCCAAGAAGGGCGATCCGCTCCTGGCCAGCACGCAGGTCGGTCCCGTCACGACGCCCCCTCAATATCGGAAGATTCTCGACTACATCGATGTAGCGAAGGGTGAGGGAGCCACCTGCGTGCTGGGTGGTGGGCCCGCGGCCGGGCCCGACGTCGGCGAAGGCGGCTACTTCGTCGAACCGACGATATTCACGGGGGTGCACAACCGGATGCGCATTGCCCAGGAAGAGGTCTTCGGTCCCGTTCTGGCATGCATTCCTTTCGAGGACGACGAGGAAGCCATCGCGATAGCGAACGACACGACGTTTGGCCTGGCGGCAGGGTTCTGGACGCAGGACATTCGAAGGATACTTCGGGTTTCGGAACGACTTCAGGCCGGTACGGTGTGGGTCAACACCTATCGCGTGATCAGCTACCTCTCGCCTCTCGGAGGTTACAAGCATTCGGGCATCGGCCGGGAGAATGGACTGGATTCGATCCAGAACTATCTCCAGACCAAGAGCATCATGATTGGGACCGCGGAAGACGTGGTGGATCCCTTCGTGATGCGCTGA
- a CDS encoding GMC family oxidoreductase, producing the protein MSEEFDYVIVGAGAAGCVLANRLTADGVATVCLLEAGPPDRNPFIHLPAGFIKTLFDPTCTWQFKTDPTERTGGRPIATTQGRTLGGGSSINGMVYNRGQPADFDGWAQRGNRGWAWDDVLPYFRRSVRRLDIEKGPEQGEAIPVSRMDWLHPVSEAFIRGCINVGIPQNPDYNNGHQAGVGYFQRTIDRGWRVSSARAFLKPALSRSNLELRTNVRASEIVLDQRRAVAVRYLRRRGATPNEVRARREVILATGTVNTARLLQVSGIGPAPPLASLGVPLRHELNGVGANFRDHYAVRIVMKARPDVVTLNELSRGLRLGGQIARWAVGLPNILATSPSQVHVFWKSFEGLDAPDLQCVFTPGSYKQGAVYVLDDYPGVSAGAWPHRPQSTGYVHARSTDVFEDPVVQPNYLSDPQDRRATIGGLRLIRRLLSTPELAQYLQNETLPGPDVTTDDELLDYSYRNGTTCYHLIGTARMGPATDPDAVVDNELRVHGLDRLRIVDASIMPTMPSANTYATTLMIAEKAADMIRGRQPPNNQAG; encoded by the coding sequence ATGAGCGAGGAATTCGACTACGTGATCGTTGGCGCCGGCGCCGCTGGATGCGTCCTCGCGAACCGGCTTACGGCCGATGGCGTCGCCACGGTTTGCCTGCTCGAGGCGGGACCGCCCGATCGCAACCCGTTCATCCACCTGCCCGCCGGTTTCATCAAGACGCTGTTCGATCCGACCTGCACCTGGCAATTCAAGACCGATCCGACCGAGCGAACCGGCGGCCGACCGATCGCAACGACGCAGGGCCGCACGTTGGGCGGCGGCTCGTCCATCAACGGAATGGTCTACAACCGCGGACAACCGGCTGACTTCGATGGATGGGCCCAACGGGGCAACCGGGGGTGGGCTTGGGATGACGTCCTCCCCTACTTTCGTCGCTCGGTGCGGCGGTTGGATATCGAGAAGGGGCCCGAGCAAGGCGAAGCAATTCCGGTCAGTCGAATGGACTGGCTTCACCCCGTCTCCGAGGCCTTCATTCGCGGTTGCATCAACGTGGGAATTCCGCAAAACCCGGACTATAACAACGGCCATCAGGCGGGAGTGGGATACTTCCAGCGCACGATCGACCGGGGCTGGAGAGTCAGCAGCGCGCGCGCATTCCTGAAGCCTGCCCTGTCGCGTTCAAACCTGGAACTCCGCACCAACGTTCGCGCGAGCGAAATTGTGCTCGACCAGCGTCGCGCAGTCGCGGTGCGGTATCTGCGTCGACGTGGCGCCACGCCAAACGAAGTTCGCGCGAGACGCGAAGTCATCCTAGCGACGGGTACCGTCAATACCGCACGGCTGCTCCAGGTTTCCGGCATCGGCCCAGCGCCTCCGCTTGCGTCCTTGGGTGTACCCTTGAGACACGAGTTGAACGGAGTAGGAGCGAACTTTCGCGACCACTATGCGGTGCGGATTGTCATGAAAGCCCGGCCGGACGTCGTCACATTGAACGAACTGTCGCGCGGGCTACGTCTTGGAGGACAGATCGCCCGCTGGGCCGTCGGCTTGCCCAACATCCTGGCGACGTCCCCGTCGCAAGTCCATGTTTTTTGGAAATCATTCGAAGGCCTCGATGCGCCGGACCTCCAATGCGTGTTCACGCCCGGCTCCTACAAGCAAGGGGCCGTCTATGTGCTGGACGACTATCCCGGCGTGTCGGCCGGCGCTTGGCCGCATCGCCCGCAAAGCACGGGATATGTGCACGCCCGCTCCACGGACGTCTTCGAGGACCCGGTCGTTCAGCCGAACTATCTCAGCGACCCGCAGGATCGACGTGCCACGATCGGCGGCCTCCGCCTGATCCGCCGCCTCCTGTCGACGCCCGAACTCGCGCAGTATCTCCAGAACGAGACCCTGCCCGGCCCTGACGTGACCACCGACGACGAACTGCTCGACTACAGCTATCGAAACGGGACCACCTGCTACCATCTCATCGGAACTGCGCGCATGGGACCGGCAACCGATCCGGATGCTGTCGTGGACAACGAGCTTCGGGTCCACGGACTTGACCGCCTGCGGATCGTTGACGCCTCGATCATGCCGACGATGCCGTCTGCGAACACGTACGCCACGACGCTTATGATCGCAGAAAAGGCTGCCGACATGATCCGCGGTCGACAGCCGCCAAACAATCAGGCCGGGTGA
- a CDS encoding MFS transporter, translating to MGEKAGRSKTGSDDAIYRKVTLYLMPLLITCYTVSYLDRINISFAKPHMMGDLGLNEAVYGLGAGLFFLGYAASEVPSNLLMHRFGPRRWLSRILMTWGLISMGMMLVWSEHSFYIFRIALGIGEAGLFPGVIFYLMRWYPTERRATVTSLFYLAAPLAGIFGAPISGLIIAHMHGTASLAGWQWMFLLEGLPAVLLAFVVWFKLSDTIEGASWLSSSEKVRLRANIDAENVRKPEMGILDVFKNVDVLLLAAILFGIVLAQSGIFFYLPSLIKGAGVTDTVQLGIYSAVPYAGAVIVMLAVGRNSDRKRERFLHFVGSCLFGVAGFLISVWFKHNLVLVLIGLSMALGGVMAVLPVFWSLPTAALKDVSAAAGIAFINSIGLTAGFFAPFIIGFLTQSTNTLDLGIYCVAGIWTACVAVSVVYFTRQKSRSAPATVGASAGAAR from the coding sequence ATGGGTGAGAAAGCGGGGCGATCGAAGACCGGGAGCGATGATGCTATCTACCGGAAAGTCACGCTCTATCTGATGCCGCTGCTGATCACGTGTTACACGGTGTCGTATCTCGACCGGATCAACATCAGTTTTGCCAAGCCCCATATGATGGGCGATCTCGGATTGAACGAAGCCGTCTACGGGCTCGGCGCGGGACTCTTCTTCCTCGGATATGCGGCATCGGAAGTCCCCAGCAATCTGTTGATGCACCGTTTCGGCCCGCGGCGATGGCTGAGCCGCATCCTGATGACCTGGGGCCTCATCTCGATGGGGATGATGCTGGTTTGGTCCGAACATTCCTTCTATATCTTCCGCATCGCGCTGGGGATCGGAGAAGCCGGGCTATTTCCTGGTGTCATCTTCTACCTGATGCGATGGTATCCGACCGAGCGTCGCGCCACCGTCACGTCGCTCTTCTACCTCGCTGCACCTCTTGCCGGCATCTTCGGCGCGCCGATTTCCGGTCTGATCATCGCCCACATGCACGGAACTGCGTCACTCGCCGGCTGGCAGTGGATGTTCTTGCTAGAAGGTCTCCCGGCCGTCCTGCTGGCATTCGTGGTCTGGTTCAAGCTGAGCGACACCATCGAGGGTGCCTCTTGGTTGTCTTCGTCGGAAAAGGTGCGCCTTCGCGCCAACATCGATGCGGAGAACGTCAGGAAGCCCGAGATGGGCATCCTTGACGTCTTCAAGAACGTCGACGTGCTTCTGCTTGCTGCAATTCTCTTCGGGATCGTGCTCGCCCAATCTGGGATTTTCTTCTACCTCCCGTCCTTGATTAAGGGGGCAGGGGTTACGGACACCGTCCAGCTCGGCATTTATTCGGCTGTGCCTTACGCCGGAGCGGTGATCGTGATGCTCGCAGTCGGTCGCAACTCCGATCGGAAGCGCGAGCGCTTCCTGCACTTCGTCGGAAGCTGCCTGTTCGGCGTTGCCGGCTTCCTGATCAGCGTCTGGTTCAAGCACAACCTCGTTCTTGTCCTGATCGGGCTGAGCATGGCGCTGGGCGGAGTCATGGCCGTGCTGCCGGTATTCTGGAGTCTGCCGACGGCCGCGCTCAAGGATGTTTCGGCCGCCGCCGGAATCGCCTTCATCAATTCGATCGGATTGACGGCCGGCTTCTTCGCGCCCTTCATCATCGGCTTTCTCACGCAATCTACCAACACGCTGGACCTGGGCATCTACTGTGTGGCCGGAATCTGGACGGCGTGCGTGGCCGTTTCGGTGGTCTACTTCACCCGGCAAAAGTCCCGCAGCGCGCCTGCGACAGTTGGGGCCTCTGCCGGTGCGGCTCGTTGA
- a CDS encoding GntR family transcriptional regulator, which produces MTTKPRKKSPDLKPVPRKVPTRTRLTPVASPSGKPNQADIAYARLRELILSGAIAPGSFVLELEAAARLGMSRTPVREAMVRLRAEGIVEIRARHGMRVLPVSADDMREIYEVLTSLEATAAGLVARRGIAKEALVSLNMAVANMDDALDRDDLEAWAQADESFHRTLINSCGNRRIIQTVDQFWSQAHRARLLTLRLRPKPTQSNREHAALVRAIAKGDADAAMRLHQEHRERAGRLLTDLLSKLP; this is translated from the coding sequence ATGACAACCAAGCCTCGAAAAAAGTCGCCAGACCTCAAGCCTGTGCCCCGAAAGGTGCCGACACGGACGCGCCTCACCCCCGTTGCGTCCCCGAGCGGCAAACCCAATCAAGCTGATATCGCCTATGCCCGGCTACGCGAGCTGATATTGAGCGGCGCTATCGCCCCCGGCAGCTTCGTTCTTGAACTTGAGGCGGCGGCACGTCTCGGCATGAGCCGAACCCCTGTACGAGAGGCGATGGTGAGGCTGCGCGCCGAAGGCATTGTCGAAATTCGCGCGCGCCACGGAATGCGCGTCCTTCCGGTGTCGGCGGACGACATGCGCGAGATCTACGAGGTGCTCACGAGCCTGGAAGCGACCGCCGCCGGGCTCGTCGCGAGGCGTGGAATCGCCAAGGAGGCTTTGGTCTCTCTCAATATGGCCGTCGCCAACATGGACGACGCATTGGATCGGGACGACCTGGAGGCGTGGGCCCAAGCGGACGAGTCCTTCCATCGGACACTGATCAACAGTTGCGGCAACCGACGCATCATTCAGACAGTCGATCAGTTCTGGTCGCAGGCGCATCGTGCGCGCCTGCTGACGCTCCGCCTTCGTCCTAAACCGACGCAATCGAACCGGGAGCACGCCGCTCTGGTGCGGGCAATTGCCAAGGGCGACGCTGACGCCGCCATGCGCCTGCACCAAGAGCACCGCGAACGTGCGGGAAGGCTTCTGACCGACCTGCTCTCGAAGCTGCCCTGA
- a CDS encoding isocitrate/isopropylmalate dehydrogenase family protein: MTVSSNKLDIAVLPGDGIGREVMAACLELLAAVEAKTAGAPLRMNTWQAGAQFYAESGEALPNATLDACRRADAVLFGAMGWPDIRHADGTEIIPQLDLRMALDLYAGVRPIRWFPGLPRILSDERVDDIDFVLVREQTEGLFHARGRGKVVGDDEAYDTMCITRNGTARVSDFAFRLAQRRQSRRGQARVTCVDKANVFTSMAFFRKIFDEVAATHPTIGADHAYVDAMALVMVKKPWTLDVMVTENMFGDILSDLAAGLVGGMGMAPSADVGDKHALFQPAHGTAPDIAGQGKANPCAMFLSAAMMLDWLAEKHSEPQLEVRARLIEASVQMALSSGAVPIELGGTAGCAAVTRETIAALPQAMKAVA, encoded by the coding sequence GTGACAGTCTCTTCCAACAAACTTGATATTGCGGTCCTGCCCGGCGACGGCATCGGGCGTGAAGTCATGGCGGCCTGCCTCGAACTTCTGGCCGCCGTGGAAGCCAAGACCGCCGGCGCCCCTTTGCGAATGAACACCTGGCAGGCTGGAGCGCAATTCTATGCCGAGAGCGGTGAGGCGCTGCCGAACGCCACCCTCGATGCGTGCCGCCGGGCGGACGCTGTTCTGTTCGGCGCTATGGGGTGGCCGGACATTCGGCATGCGGACGGAACAGAGATCATTCCCCAGCTCGATCTTCGGATGGCGTTAGATCTCTACGCCGGGGTTCGCCCGATCCGTTGGTTTCCGGGCCTCCCGCGGATCTTGTCGGACGAGCGCGTGGATGACATCGATTTCGTCCTGGTCCGGGAGCAGACAGAAGGGCTCTTCCACGCGCGGGGTAGGGGCAAGGTCGTCGGCGACGATGAGGCGTACGACACGATGTGCATCACCAGGAACGGAACCGCGCGAGTGAGCGATTTTGCCTTCCGGCTGGCCCAACGTCGCCAATCAAGGCGCGGCCAGGCGCGGGTGACCTGTGTCGACAAGGCGAACGTGTTCACGTCCATGGCGTTCTTTCGCAAGATCTTCGATGAGGTCGCGGCGACGCACCCGACCATTGGGGCCGACCATGCGTATGTCGACGCCATGGCGCTTGTGATGGTCAAGAAGCCGTGGACACTCGACGTCATGGTCACCGAGAACATGTTCGGGGACATCCTGTCCGATCTCGCCGCCGGACTCGTTGGTGGAATGGGCATGGCCCCGTCCGCCGACGTCGGCGATAAGCATGCCTTGTTTCAGCCTGCGCACGGTACAGCCCCTGACATTGCCGGACAGGGAAAAGCGAACCCGTGCGCAATGTTCCTCTCAGCCGCTATGATGCTTGATTGGCTCGCGGAGAAGCATAGCGAGCCTCAGCTGGAGGTTCGTGCTCGTCTTATTGAAGCATCAGTACAAATGGCGCTCTCTTCCGGGGCGGTGCCGATCGAGCTGGGCGGCACGGCGGGATGCGCGGCGGTCACACGTGAAACCATTGCAGCTCTTCCGCAAGCGATGAAGGCGGTGGCGTGA
- a CDS encoding putative quinol monooxygenase, which translates to MGEFVVTVTFSIKAGHTVEFREAMLANAADSIALEPGCWLFDVCEAADGAEIFLYEIYDNKAAFDAHLATEHFRRFDRLVSPWVIEKRIATYVRLGVTTRSHKSGH; encoded by the coding sequence ATGGGCGAGTTCGTCGTGACCGTGACCTTTTCGATCAAGGCGGGGCACACGGTCGAATTTCGCGAGGCGATGCTGGCGAACGCCGCCGATTCGATCGCACTCGAACCAGGTTGTTGGCTCTTCGATGTCTGTGAAGCAGCCGACGGCGCTGAGATATTCCTTTACGAAATATATGACAACAAAGCGGCATTTGACGCCCACTTAGCGACCGAGCACTTCCGCCGTTTCGACCGACTGGTCTCGCCCTGGGTGATCGAAAAGCGGATTGCGACCTACGTCCGTCTCGGGGTCACGACAAGATCGCACAAGTCTGGTCATTAG
- a CDS encoding NADP-dependent glyceraldehyde-3-phosphate dehydrogenase, producing the protein MNSDQLRMLFPSADDKGLREFAIQPIEQRRILVGGEIRDWAGPTKDVLSPVMVRDDNGRLTQARLGSHPFGSVESALVALDAAVTAYENGRGVWPTMRVSDRILAIQKFLARMSACRGDISRLIMWEIGKTLADSEKEFDRTIDYIRETIEALRNLDNANSHFEIVEGTVGLIRRTPLGVVLCMGPYNYPLNETFATLIPALIMGNSVVFKPPRTGVLLFEPLLNAFCEAFPPGVINFAYGDGAEIVPALLSTGKVNVLTLIGSSRVADHLKKVHPKTNRLRAVLGLDAKNAAIIMPDADIGLAARECLAGALSFNGQRCTALKMLLVHRNVEQAFTSEFLRLLGDLKIGMPWASGVSLTPLPSTGKAKQMTELLDDAVANGAGVLNAGGGAVEGTLFYPAVVYPVTSAMRLYREEQFGPLVPIMSFEDLDVALDYVATSEHGQQVSLFASDPDMIGRMADSLVNQVCRVNINCQCQRGPDVFPFTGRKDSAEGTLSVTDALRSFSIRSMVATKYTQPAREILNAIVDGHHSNFIHTGFIL; encoded by the coding sequence ATGAACTCCGATCAACTGAGAATGTTGTTTCCTAGCGCCGATGATAAAGGTCTGCGCGAGTTTGCGATCCAGCCGATCGAGCAGCGTCGCATCCTCGTCGGTGGTGAAATCCGCGATTGGGCGGGGCCAACCAAGGATGTGCTCTCGCCGGTGATGGTTCGTGACGACAACGGTCGTTTGACGCAAGCGCGGCTCGGCAGTCATCCGTTCGGAAGTGTCGAGTCGGCATTGGTCGCTCTCGATGCTGCTGTGACCGCTTACGAGAATGGGCGTGGTGTTTGGCCGACGATGCGCGTCTCCGACCGTATCCTCGCGATACAGAAATTCCTGGCTCGCATGAGTGCATGCCGAGGAGATATCTCGCGGCTGATCATGTGGGAGATCGGAAAGACACTGGCCGATTCCGAAAAGGAGTTCGACCGCACGATCGACTATATTAGGGAAACCATCGAGGCCTTACGCAATCTCGACAATGCGAACTCCCACTTCGAAATCGTGGAGGGGACGGTCGGCCTCATCCGCCGCACTCCGCTCGGAGTCGTGTTGTGCATGGGCCCTTACAACTACCCGCTCAACGAAACCTTCGCGACACTCATTCCTGCCCTGATCATGGGCAATTCCGTCGTGTTCAAGCCGCCGCGTACCGGGGTGCTCCTGTTCGAGCCGTTGCTCAATGCCTTTTGCGAGGCGTTTCCCCCGGGGGTCATCAACTTCGCCTATGGAGATGGCGCTGAGATTGTCCCAGCACTTCTCAGCACCGGCAAGGTCAACGTCTTGACACTTATCGGGTCAAGCCGTGTGGCAGACCATCTCAAGAAGGTGCACCCAAAGACCAATCGTCTGCGTGCCGTGTTAGGGCTCGACGCCAAGAACGCGGCCATCATCATGCCTGACGCAGACATAGGGCTTGCGGCGCGCGAATGTCTGGCGGGAGCTCTCTCGTTCAATGGACAACGCTGTACCGCCCTGAAAATGCTGCTCGTCCATCGTAATGTTGAGCAGGCGTTCACGTCAGAATTTCTGCGGCTTCTCGGCGATCTGAAGATCGGAATGCCGTGGGCATCCGGTGTAAGCTTGACCCCCTTGCCTAGTACGGGGAAGGCCAAGCAGATGACCGAACTTCTGGATGACGCCGTCGCCAATGGCGCCGGTGTTCTCAACGCCGGCGGTGGCGCGGTCGAAGGCACCTTGTTCTATCCGGCGGTGGTTTACCCCGTGACGTCAGCGATGCGGCTCTATCGGGAGGAGCAATTCGGTCCACTTGTCCCGATCATGAGTTTTGAAGACCTTGACGTTGCGCTCGACTACGTCGCCACATCCGAACACGGTCAGCAGGTGAGCCTGTTTGCCAGCGATCCTGACATGATCGGCCGTATGGCGGACTCGCTGGTCAATCAGGTGTGTCGGGTGAATATTAATTGTCAGTGTCAGCGTGGGCCCGATGTCTTTCCGTTCACTGGAAGGAAGGATTCGGCCGAGGGCACGCTGTCGGTCACGGATGCGCTGCGTTCGTTTTCAATTCGCTCGATGGTGGCAACAAAATACACCCAGCCAGCGCGCGAAATCCTCAATGCCATCGTTGATGGTCATCATTCCAACTTCATCCACACCGGCTTCATTCTCTGA
- a CDS encoding aldolase, translating to MSETKRREEICRFGRSLFERGLTPGSSGNISVRLEDGGWLVTPTNASLGFLDPARISRIDAEGRVVSGDPPTKEVPLHAALYDTRRNAGAVVHLHSTHSVALSMLPEIDPRAALPSMTPYYLMKCGLTALIPYYRPGDPAVASAIMGLAGKYSSILLANHGPVVSAETLEAAVFATEELEETAKLYLLLRGLNPRFLSPEQEKDLVKTFGLALPGSAH from the coding sequence ATGAGCGAGACCAAACGTCGAGAAGAGATTTGTCGTTTCGGCCGGTCACTATTCGAACGAGGGCTGACGCCGGGTTCGTCGGGTAATATCAGCGTCCGACTGGAGGACGGTGGGTGGTTGGTGACGCCGACCAACGCTTCTCTCGGCTTTCTTGATCCAGCCCGGATATCGAGGATCGACGCGGAAGGGCGCGTCGTTTCCGGCGATCCTCCGACCAAGGAAGTGCCGCTCCATGCTGCGCTCTACGACACCCGCAGGAACGCGGGGGCTGTCGTTCACCTTCATTCGACGCATTCGGTGGCCCTCTCGATGCTGCCCGAGATCGACCCACGTGCGGCCCTGCCGTCGATGACGCCTTATTACCTGATGAAGTGCGGTCTGACCGCCCTGATCCCGTACTACCGCCCCGGAGACCCCGCGGTCGCGTCGGCGATTATGGGCCTCGCGGGGAAATACTCTTCCATCCTATTGGCCAATCACGGGCCGGTCGTCTCGGCCGAAACGCTCGAGGCAGCCGTGTTTGCGACCGAGGAATTGGAAGAGACCGCCAAACTGTATCTGCTGTTGCGGGGCCTCAATCCACGCTTCCTGTCACCAGAGCAGGAGAAGGATCTGGTCAAAACGTTCGGATTGGCCTTGCCGGGATCGGCCCACTAG
- a CDS encoding SDR family oxidoreductase, with protein sequence MNVDIIARGRVAVVTGAASGIGAAAARRFAREGMRLVLFDRDEERLRVLAGALDTEIVVVPGDVSREVDLEALRDAAYERFGEVALLMNNAAIIERAGPCEKLGAWRHALDVNFFGVLAAQHLFVPRMMEAETRSAIVNLGSKEGITTPPGKAAYSVSKAAVKVLTEQLSHELLKATGGRVTAHLLVPGYTWTPMNFPGLKAMQDVKPEEPWTAEQVIDLFVERFRRGDFYIICPDNSVTSEMDARRIRWAADDMVQNRPALSRWHPDWGPRFAAWMSGPPEKD encoded by the coding sequence ATGAACGTCGACATCATCGCGCGAGGGCGCGTCGCAGTTGTAACAGGTGCGGCGAGCGGCATCGGGGCGGCTGCGGCACGCCGCTTTGCTCGCGAAGGGATGCGCCTCGTGCTGTTCGATAGAGACGAGGAGAGGCTTCGGGTGCTCGCCGGCGCGCTCGATACCGAAATTGTCGTCGTGCCGGGCGATGTATCCCGAGAGGTCGATCTGGAAGCTTTGAGGGACGCGGCATACGAGCGGTTCGGTGAAGTTGCCTTGCTGATGAACAATGCAGCCATCATCGAGCGCGCGGGCCCTTGCGAGAAACTTGGAGCTTGGCGACATGCGCTCGATGTCAATTTCTTCGGTGTACTCGCTGCCCAGCACCTCTTCGTTCCGCGAATGATGGAAGCAGAAACGCGAAGCGCGATCGTCAATCTCGGGTCCAAAGAAGGGATCACGACCCCTCCTGGAAAAGCGGCATATTCCGTCTCGAAGGCGGCAGTGAAGGTTCTGACTGAACAGCTCAGCCACGAGCTGTTGAAGGCGACTGGAGGTCGTGTCACGGCGCACTTGCTGGTGCCCGGATATACATGGACCCCCATGAACTTTCCAGGCCTGAAGGCGATGCAGGACGTCAAGCCGGAGGAGCCCTGGACGGCTGAACAAGTGATCGACCTGTTTGTCGAACGGTTTCGGCGAGGCGATTTTTACATCATTTGCCCCGACAATTCCGTCACATCCGAGATGGACGCCAGACGAATTCGCTGGGCCGCCGACGATATGGTTCAAAATCGGCCCGCGCTTTCCCGGTGGCATCCCGATTGGGGGCCGCGCTTCGCCGCCTGGATGTCAGGACCGCCGGAGAAGGATTGA
- a CDS encoding D-2-hydroxyacid dehydrogenase, whose protein sequence is MSKTITTAKVVFLDRSTMLPDVVLRQLSFPHEWVEYEATRAEEVSDRIADAHVVITNKAPVTAKAIASARNLKLVAVAATGTDVVDIAACAARNVLVSNIRDYAVDTVPEHTFALLFALRRSLLAYRDSVRTGRWAESGQFCYFDYPIRNIAGSVLGIIGDGALGRAVADLARAFGMRVLFSSYKGVQGMGPLYTPFEDVLRLSDAITIHAPLTPATRNMIGAPEFALMERRPILINTARGGLVDEIALGEALRSGRISGAGFDVATVEPPSADHPLMQLTGLPNFILTPHVAWASQEAVQSLADQLMDNIEAFRSGTPKNVVTGAH, encoded by the coding sequence ATGAGCAAGACCATCACAACCGCAAAGGTCGTGTTTCTCGATCGAAGCACGATGCTGCCTGACGTTGTTTTGCGCCAACTGTCGTTTCCGCATGAATGGGTCGAGTACGAAGCCACGCGAGCCGAGGAGGTCAGCGATCGGATCGCTGATGCCCATGTTGTGATCACAAACAAGGCGCCGGTAACTGCGAAGGCGATTGCCTCAGCGCGCAATCTGAAACTGGTGGCAGTCGCTGCGACCGGCACAGATGTAGTGGATATTGCAGCCTGTGCTGCCAGGAATGTGCTCGTATCGAATATTCGGGACTACGCGGTCGACACAGTTCCCGAACATACATTCGCTCTCTTGTTCGCACTTCGGCGCAGCCTCCTCGCGTATCGGGACTCGGTGCGGACCGGACGCTGGGCTGAGTCAGGGCAGTTTTGCTATTTCGATTACCCGATCCGGAATATCGCAGGATCTGTGCTCGGGATCATTGGAGACGGTGCGCTGGGACGTGCCGTCGCGGACCTCGCGCGAGCGTTTGGGATGCGCGTCCTGTTTTCGTCTTACAAGGGTGTACAGGGAATGGGGCCGCTCTATACGCCGTTTGAAGACGTGCTGCGTCTCAGCGATGCGATCACGATCCACGCTCCGCTGACGCCGGCAACGCGCAACATGATCGGGGCGCCCGAGTTCGCGCTCATGGAGCGCAGGCCGATACTCATCAATACGGCCAGAGGTGGTCTGGTCGACGAGATCGCTCTGGGTGAGGCGCTTCGTTCCGGTCGCATATCGGGTGCTGGCTTTGATGTGGCTACCGTCGAGCCTCCCTCAGCCGATCATCCACTCATGCAACTGACAGGGCTGCCCAACTTCATTCTCACTCCTCACGTCGCGTGGGCAAGTCAGGAGGCGGTGCAATCGCTTGCTGACCAACTCATGGATAATATCGAAGCGTTCCGGAGTGGGACGCCGAAGAATGTCGTGACGGGTGCTCATTAG